Below is a genomic region from Flammeovirgaceae bacterium SG7u.111.
CATCGGTACGGACAATACAGAAGAAATTTTTCAGCTTTTTCCATATGCCCCAGATATTAGTGCCTCGCTTAACTATAGCCAAAATGATGTTGCTTTGCCGAGTGAAGATCATTATATCACAATGGATAATACTACCGGCACAGATTATATTTGTGTGTTGTACAGCAAAGATGAATTGGATATAGAAGCAATCAAACGAAAAATTGCGTATACTTCTGGCGACTTTAAGGGAAGGGTAGAGTCAGTTTTGGGCGATATGTTGGTAACGGATAATAATATTACCTTTAGTGGGAATGAAATTGGTTTTAAGGCATTCAGTAAAGGAAGAAGCATTGTAGCGTTAATTGTTGCTACGGATCATATATAGTACAAACCATATTGTTAATCTTATGGCTAATCAAGCCCTGCCGATGTTGGCAGGGCTTTTTTTATAGAATGTTGAAAGGATAGAAAAGGCTGTTTTTAATAGCTGTGGAGGTATTTGAAGAGTGGGGTAGTGTAGTTTTTATTTTTTTGAAAATGTTCCACTTTATTACACCCCAATTTGGAGGAAATAGCGTTTAGTCATTAAGATTGAAAACTGAAATTTTAGCATTATGACTTTCGAAGAATACACCCCTTCTCCAGAGAAGCTTAAGGAGCGTGTAAGAATCAACACCAGAAAAATCAATAAGATTTTTTATTATACAATGCCTCTTGGGATGTTGATCAGTTTGGTGTTGGCTACCATTTATGGCAACTTCGAATTTGCTATTTGGTCTTCGGCAAGTGTTTTACTAACATTTTACGGTGCTAAGTTTTTTACGAGAAAGCACCCTGTTTTCCATAAGTATTTGACGGCTATTGTATTGGCTTTATTTTCTCTACAATATATTTTCCAGTCGGGAAATGGACCCAATGTGCTGTTGACTTTTTTAGTATTCAATACTGTTCTTATTCTTTACAATAACTGGAGAGTATTAGGGGTTTCGATGCTTTCAGGAACTGTTGTTTCAATTTTTGGAATGATGAGTAACCTAGGCTACAAATACTGGGGGTTGCCAGAAATAATTCAAGATACAGGTAGTACAGGCATTGAACAAGGGGTTGAATTAGCCAATATTGGACTGTCTATCATTCATTTTACCCTTTGTGTGCTTGTTAGTAACTATTTCAAAAAGGAGTCTTATCAGAATATTAAATATGTTCTATACCTTGAGGAACAGTTGAATATTGAGGAAAATACGAAGTTGGCAAATGATATAGCTAAGGGAGTGTTGGATGGTGAGTATAAACTGAACGAGCACGATATGCTTGGTGAGGCTTTGGTAGAGATGAGGGAAAACTTAAAAGGGTTACAAAGCCAAGATGAAATTTTGAGGTGGCAAAATAAAGGTAGGGCACATCTGAATGAGGTGCTGATCAATAGCAATAACATCAATGACCTTTCAGAGCAGCTGATTTTGAATTTGGTGAACTACATGGGGGTATATCAAGGAGGTTTTTATGTGCTTGAAAAAGATGAAGAAGGAGCTGAAATCCTTGTGCTAAATGCCCATTATGCCTACGATGTTCCCGATAGTGTTTCCCTGAAGTATTATGTAGGAGAAGGGTTGGTAGGAGAGGCCGCAAAGGGGAAAAAGACAATTTTGATTGATAATGTACCTAGCAATTATTCCAATATTGTATCGGGATTGGGTAGTGCCCTTCCAGAAAATATATTACTTGTTCCCTTAGTTTTTAGGGATAATGTAGCTGGGGTAGTTGAAATAGCATCGTTTAAGCAATTTAAGCCACATGAGGTCGAATTTGTTGAGGGGCTGGCAGAAAGTATAGCCGTGACCATAAACTCTGCCAATTCAAAAGATGAGACTTCTCGAATATTGATGGAGGCGCAGCAGATGAACGAAGAGATGAAAAACCAAGAAGAGGCGATGCGTTTGAATATGGAGATGATGGCGGAGGGGCAAGAGGAGATTGAGAGGCTCAATGCTCAGATGTCGAGTACTATGCAGGCGATAGATTCAAGTTTTGCAACTATAGAATATAGTACAGAAGAAGGGAAAATTCTCAGTTGTAATGAACGGTTTGAGGAGATATTTGGCTACTCGGAGCGAGAGCTTCAAAAAGAAACATATGAGTTGTTTGCCTTAGAAGGTGATAAAAATACCGAAGATTATAAGCAGTTTTGGAAAGAAGTATTGGAGGGAGCTACTAAATCTGTAACGGTAAATCGTTTATCGAAAAATGGGCAAGTAGTACAACTTAGGGGTCACTACTCACCCATTTACGATATGAATGGTGAATTGGAAAAGGTGATGAATATTTGCTACGACCTTTCCTCTGATAACGTTTAGGCTTTTCTGTAAAGTAGCGAAGCATCGCCATAGCTCAAAAAGCGGTAGTTGTGGTTCAGTGCTTCGCTGTAAATTTTCCGCCAGTCTTCTCCTACAAATGCAGCAATGAGAAGTATTAGGGTACTTTTAGGCAAATGGTAGTTTGTGATAAGCTTATCGCAAACTTTGAAGTCGTAGCCAGGGAAGATGAATATTTCCGTTTCCCCATAAATTTCTTCTACTCCTTCTTTTTTCATTTTATTCAGAATTGCTTGAACGGCTTCTTCCAAACTGGGAAGCTGTTTTTCTTGGTAAGGGGCAAGTTTTTCAATGAAAAATTCGCTGTCCATCCCTTCTCTAAGCAGTTTTTCACCATACCAGTAAATACTTTCCAAGGTTCGAAGTGAGGTGGTACCTACTGCGGTCACTTGCCTTTTTTCCAAAATAGTTTCCAAGTTTTTCTTGCTTACCAACACCTGCTCTTTGTGCATTTTGTGTTTGCTGACTTGCTCATCCGAAACGGGCTGAAACGTTCCTGCACTCACATGGAGGGTTAGGGCTTCTTCTAGCACGCCATTGACTTTTAGCTCATCTAGCAACTCTGTAGTAAAATGCAAGCCGGCAGTAGGTGCTGCAACTGCTCCTTCACGCTCGCTGTACACCGTTTGGTAATCATCGGTATCGCTGAGCTCTGAGGCTCTTTTGAGGTAGGGTGGGAGCGGGATATTTCCAGCCTCTTGTACCACATCTACAAAATTGAGTTGGGCATCGTTCCACTGGAGTTTTACCAATAAATTATCCCTGTCTTCCACTGTAGCGGAGAGGGTTATCTCTTTGCCTTCTATAACCAACTTACGTTGTAAACTACCTTCCTTCCACCGTTTTAGGTTGCCAATTTTACAAGCCCAAATTGCTTCGTTTTTAACCAGCATTGCCTCTTGAATTACAGGAGTGGGTGCTACCGGATGTAGCAAAAAAACTTCTATGGTAGCACCTGTAGGCTTTTGGAAATAGAGCCTTGCGGGAAGTACTTTGGTGTTATTGAAGCATAAAGTGTCATTTTTACCCAGATGGTTACGGATATCGTGGAAAAGTTCATGGCTGATGTTACCATCTTTATATACCAGCATTTTTGCCTTGTCCCGCTCTTTGAGGGGGAACTTTGCAATATGCTTTTCTGGTAATTGGTAATTGAAATCGCTTATTTTTATTTTTTCTAGTTCTGAAATTGAAATCATTGTTTTAAAGACTTTTTCTCTAGTTAGGTGCTATCTTTGCCGAAAATTCACCCATTTTTTGAGCAAACACTTACATTAAAATCAGATGTACAAACTTGTCAGACCCCTTTTGTTTACAGTCGATCCTGAAACTATTCACGAACGCATAGTAAAATTTTTGAAAACAGGAATGAAGCTTCCTTTGGCTTCTTCTATCAGCCAAGGCTTGTACAATACAAGTGACCCTATTTTGGAAAAGGAAGTGTTCGGAATCAAGTTCCCTTCTCCTGTTGGGCTTGCCGCTGGTTTCGACAAGGATGCAAAGTTAGTGGATGAACTGGCAAATTTAGGGTTTGGCTTCATAGAAATTGGTACGGTAACCCCGAAAGGGCAAGGGGGAAACCCAAAACCAAGGTTATTCAGACTTCCTGCCGACAGTGGGCTCATCAACAGGATGGGGTTTAATAATGGAGGTGTGGAAGAAGCATTGGAGCGTTTGAAGAAACGGAAGTCAAAGGTAATAGTAGGAGGGAATATTGGGAAAAACAAAGTGACCCCTAACGAAAATGCCGTTGATGATTACATTATCTGCTTCAATAAACTATTCGATTTTGTCGATTATTTTACTGTAAATGTAAGCTCTCCCAATACTCCTAACTTGAGGGAGTTGCAGGATAAAGAACCGCTCACCAACTTGCTCAATACACTTCAAGAAGAGAACAATAAGAGAGAAAACCCAAAGCCAATCTTGTTGAAAATTGCTCCAGATTTGACCAATAGCCAACTGGACGATATTGTTGAAATAGCAGAGACTACAAAAATTAGTGGGGTGATAGCTACTAACACTACTATTGACCGAAGTAAACTCACTACTCCGGCTGAGGAGGTGGAAGCGATAGGAAATGGAGGGTTAAGTGGTAAACCGTTGACGAAGCGCTCAACAGAAGTCATTGCTTACCTGTACAAAAAATCGGGTAAGAAATTGAAAATTATAGGGGTAGGGGGGATTCACACTCCCGAAGATGCGATAGAAAAACTAGAAGCAGGGGCTAGTTTGATTCAGGTTTATACAGGGTTTATTTATGAAGGACCTGGTTTTGTGAAAGCGTTAAATAAGGGAATAGCAAAATACCTGCGTTCCAAATAACTTGGGAGGGTTTTCACAAAAAAGGGTGGGTTTCTATTGAAACCCACCCTTTTTTGTGAAAATATAGAACCTTAGTTAATTGATTGAACTATTAGGTTTCATCTTTTTGAACCAAACTATTTCATCTTCGCTTACATTGGTTTCAGAGCAATCTACATACTCTAATTGCCTCAATCTTTCAGCGAACCTGAGAGAAGAAACGGGGGTAAAAGGGCACCAAACTGACTTCAATCTAAATAGCTCAGAAAGAGGACTAAGGTCTTTTATTTCTGTTCCCGATAAGTCAATGGTTTCAAGCTTTTTGAGTCTTTGCACTGGAGCTATGTCTGTAACTTTTGTTCCTGAAATATTAAGGTCGGAAAGGTTGCCAAAAGTAGCAATCATAGAAAGGTCAGCAATTCCTGTGTTTGAGATGCTTAATGACTCTAGTTTACGCATTTTTGCAATTGGGCGAAGGTCATTGATCTTCGTACCAAAAATTCTTAACTCCCTCATTTCTGTAAGCTCAGCCAGTGACTCCAGCGAGGTTATTTGCGTATTGGCGCAATAAAGCTTTGTCATTTGCTTCTTATCAGCCAATACAGAAATATCAGGTATTTCTGTATCAGATACATATAACTCTTTCAGGTTTTTCATCTCACTTAATTCCTCTATGCTCGTGATTTTAGTTTCGTAAAGCGAAACTTTAGTGAGCTGGTGCATGTTACGAATAGGCTCAAGGTCATCTACCAACGTCATCGAAATATCTAAATCTTCAAGCTCTGTAAGGTTTTTGATTTCTTCTATAGAAGTGATTTTGGTATTGGAGCAATGAAGGATTTTTAAGCCCGTGATGTCAGCGATAGGAGCTAAGGACTTTACATTTGAGCCTGTGATGTAAAGAATTTTTACATTTTTTAGTTCAGTCAATGCCTTTAGATCTAGGATCTTATTCTCATTAACACCTCCACCAGTACAAATGATTCTATTCAGGTCATAAATTCTATTGAGCTCCATAAGCGAGGGCTCTCCTTTGAATTTAGCATTTTTCCTGAACACTTTTTTCCACTCGTCATCCACTCCTTGCCACCACTCTGGAAAAAGCACGGGGTAAACGGTAAGGTCATTTCTTGAGCTTCTGAACCTATCTAGCTCTTCGGGGCTAACTTTCGAAAAAGTACAATTTACTTTTTGGAGTTGCCCAATGTTTTCAAGCGGGCTCAAGTCGGTAACTGGAGTTTTGATTAAGTTCAACAACTGTAGGCTGTCTAGGTTCTTTAAAGGCTCTAGACTACTGATAGGTGCTCCTGCACAATTTATGGCTTTTAGGCTGTAAATTGCTTCAATATCCCCTTCGCTTATTACGCTGTCGTTTTTGTTCAGAGCTTTTAAGAAGACCTTTTGCCAAATTTGATCGAGCCCATTCCACCATTCCATCGAAAGCGAATCT
It encodes:
- a CDS encoding GAF domain-containing protein, whose product is MTFEEYTPSPEKLKERVRINTRKINKIFYYTMPLGMLISLVLATIYGNFEFAIWSSASVLLTFYGAKFFTRKHPVFHKYLTAIVLALFSLQYIFQSGNGPNVLLTFLVFNTVLILYNNWRVLGVSMLSGTVVSIFGMMSNLGYKYWGLPEIIQDTGSTGIEQGVELANIGLSIIHFTLCVLVSNYFKKESYQNIKYVLYLEEQLNIEENTKLANDIAKGVLDGEYKLNEHDMLGEALVEMRENLKGLQSQDEILRWQNKGRAHLNEVLINSNNINDLSEQLILNLVNYMGVYQGGFYVLEKDEEGAEILVLNAHYAYDVPDSVSLKYYVGEGLVGEAAKGKKTILIDNVPSNYSNIVSGLGSALPENILLVPLVFRDNVAGVVEIASFKQFKPHEVEFVEGLAESIAVTINSANSKDETSRILMEAQQMNEEMKNQEEAMRLNMEMMAEGQEEIERLNAQMSSTMQAIDSSFATIEYSTEEGKILSCNERFEEIFGYSERELQKETYELFALEGDKNTEDYKQFWKEVLEGATKSVTVNRLSKNGQVVQLRGHYSPIYDMNGELEKVMNICYDLSSDNV
- a CDS encoding S-adenosylmethionine:tRNA ribosyltransferase-isomerase, with the translated sequence MISISELEKIKISDFNYQLPEKHIAKFPLKERDKAKMLVYKDGNISHELFHDIRNHLGKNDTLCFNNTKVLPARLYFQKPTGATIEVFLLHPVAPTPVIQEAMLVKNEAIWACKIGNLKRWKEGSLQRKLVIEGKEITLSATVEDRDNLLVKLQWNDAQLNFVDVVQEAGNIPLPPYLKRASELSDTDDYQTVYSEREGAVAAPTAGLHFTTELLDELKVNGVLEEALTLHVSAGTFQPVSDEQVSKHKMHKEQVLVSKKNLETILEKRQVTAVGTTSLRTLESIYWYGEKLLREGMDSEFFIEKLAPYQEKQLPSLEEAVQAILNKMKKEGVEEIYGETEIFIFPGYDFKVCDKLITNYHLPKSTLILLIAAFVGEDWRKIYSEALNHNYRFLSYGDASLLYRKA
- a CDS encoding quinone-dependent dihydroorotate dehydrogenase — encoded protein: MYKLVRPLLFTVDPETIHERIVKFLKTGMKLPLASSISQGLYNTSDPILEKEVFGIKFPSPVGLAAGFDKDAKLVDELANLGFGFIEIGTVTPKGQGGNPKPRLFRLPADSGLINRMGFNNGGVEEALERLKKRKSKVIVGGNIGKNKVTPNENAVDDYIICFNKLFDFVDYFTVNVSSPNTPNLRELQDKEPLTNLLNTLQEENNKRENPKPILLKIAPDLTNSQLDDIVEIAETTKISGVIATNTTIDRSKLTTPAEEVEAIGNGGLSGKPLTKRSTEVIAYLYKKSGKKLKIIGVGGIHTPEDAIEKLEAGASLIQVYTGFIYEGPGFVKALNKGIAKYLRSK
- a CDS encoding leucine-rich repeat domain-containing protein, which gives rise to MHYKRFTPLLKMMLIIIVLLSLNMEAGATMLPSAGEIRQAKGKDSLSMEWWNGLDQIWQKVFLKALNKNDSVISEGDIEAIYSLKAINCAGAPISSLEPLKNLDSLQLLNLIKTPVTDLSPLENIGQLQKVNCTFSKVSPEELDRFRSSRNDLTVYPVLFPEWWQGVDDEWKKVFRKNAKFKGEPSLMELNRIYDLNRIICTGGGVNENKILDLKALTELKNVKILYITGSNVKSLAPIADITGLKILHCSNTKITSIEEIKNLTELEDLDISMTLVDDLEPIRNMHQLTKVSLYETKITSIEELSEMKNLKELYVSDTEIPDISVLADKKQMTKLYCANTQITSLESLAELTEMRELRIFGTKINDLRPIAKMRKLESLSISNTGIADLSMIATFGNLSDLNISGTKVTDIAPVQRLKKLETIDLSGTEIKDLSPLSELFRLKSVWCPFTPVSSLRFAERLRQLEYVDCSETNVSEDEIVWFKKMKPNSSIN